A region of Streptomyces sp. NBC_01750 DNA encodes the following proteins:
- a CDS encoding VOC family protein, translating to MSTLQAHQDGATDVVKDPTINMSLEVIVIPVADVDRALRFYRSLGWRLDADYEAGPEFRIVQVTPPGSVGSVIFGRGVTPVAPGSAQGLYLVVFDIDRARADLVGRGVDVSEVFHNVYDSGVQESVDGPDPERRSYASYASFSDPDGNGWLLQEVQVRLPGR from the coding sequence ATGAGCACCCTGCAAGCGCATCAGGACGGCGCAACGGACGTCGTCAAGGATCCGACCATCAATATGAGCCTCGAAGTCATCGTCATCCCGGTGGCTGACGTCGACCGTGCCCTGCGCTTCTACAGGAGCCTGGGGTGGCGGCTCGACGCGGACTACGAAGCCGGCCCGGAGTTCCGGATCGTGCAGGTGACGCCCCCGGGGTCGGTGGGCTCGGTTATCTTCGGCCGCGGGGTCACCCCCGTGGCACCGGGCTCCGCCCAGGGTCTCTATCTCGTGGTCTTCGACATCGACCGCGCCCGCGCTGACCTGGTCGGCAGGGGCGTTGACGTGAGCGAGGTCTTCCACAATGTCTACGACAGCGGCGTCCAGGAGTCGGTGGACGGCCCCGATCCAGAGCGTCGCAGCTACGCCTCATACGCCTCGTTCAGTGACCCGGACGGCAATGGGTGGTTGCTGCAAGAGGTCCAGGTGCGACTGCCCGGACGGTGA
- a CDS encoding bleomycin resistance protein: MNVTASAELLRETAEHHGPYEATAPEHNWWDWYAAYMVARENGRTPDEAAGDAALHMEPVLR; the protein is encoded by the coding sequence ATGAATGTCACCGCGTCGGCAGAACTCTTGCGTGAGACCGCGGAGCACCACGGTCCGTACGAGGCGACGGCCCCGGAGCACAACTGGTGGGACTGGTACGCCGCGTACATGGTCGCCCGTGAGAACGGCCGGACTCCCGACGAGGCGGCCGGCGACGCCGCGCTCCACATGGAACCGGTGCTCCGGTGA